The following coding sequences are from one Zalophus californianus isolate mZalCal1 chromosome 15, mZalCal1.pri.v2, whole genome shotgun sequence window:
- the TRIM8 gene encoding E3 ubiquitin-protein ligase TRIM8 produces MAENWKNCFEEELICPICLHVFVEPVQLPCKHNFCRGCIGEAWAKDSGLVRCPECNQAYNQKPGLEKNLKLTNIVEKFNALHVEKPPAALHCVFCRRGPPLPAQKVCLRCEAPCCQSHVQTHLQQPSTARGHLLVEADDVRAWSCPQHNAYRLYHCEAEQVAVCQYCCYYSGAHQGHSVCDVEIRRNEIRKMLMKQQDRLEEREQDIEDQLYKLESDKRLVEEKVSQLKEEVRLQYEKLHQLLDEDLRQTVEVLDKAQAKFCSENAAQALHLGERMQEAKKLLGSLQLLFDKTEDVSFMKNTKSVKILMDRTQTCTGSSLSPPKIGHLNSKLFLNEVAKKEKQLRKMLEGPFSTPVPFLQSVPLYPCGVSSSGAEKRKHSTAFPEASFLETSSGPVGSQYGAAGTASGEGQSGQPLGPCSSTQHLVALPGGAQPVHSSPVFPPSQYPNGSATQQPMLPQYGGRKILVCSVDNCYCSSVANHGGHQPYPRSGHFPWTVPSQEYSHPLPPTPSVPQSLPGLAVRDWLDASQQPGHQDFYRVYGQPSTKHYVTS; encoded by the exons ATGGCGGAGAATTGGAAGAACTGCTTCGAGGAGGAGCTCATCTGCCCCATCTGCCTGCATGTCTTCGTGGAGCCGGTGCAATTACCGTGCAAACACAACTTCTGCCGGGGCTGCATCGGCGAGGCGTGGGCCAAGGACAGCGGCCTGGTGCGCTGCCCGGAGTGCAACCAGGCCTACAACCAGAAGCCGGGCCTGGAGAAGAACCTGAAGCTCACCAACATCGTGGAGAAGTTCAACGCCCTGCACGTGGAGAAGCCGCCGGCGGCGCTGCACTGCGTGTTCTGCCGCCGCGGCCCCCCGCTGCCCGCGCAGAAGGTCTGCCTGCGCTGCGAGGCGCCCTGCTGCCAGTCCCACGTGCAGACGCACCTGCAGCAGCCCTCCACCGCCCGCGGGCACCTCCTGGTGGAGGCGGACGACGTGCGGGCCTGGAGCTGCCCCCAGCACAACGCCTACCGCCTCTACCACTGTGAGGCCGAGCAGGTGGCCGTGTGCCAGTACTGCTGCTACTACAGCGGTGCGCATCAGGGACACTCGGTGTGCGACGTGGAGATCCGGAGGAATGAGATCCGG AAGATGCTGATGAAGCAACAGGACCGTCTGGAGGAGCGAGAGCAGGACATTGAAGACCAGCTGTACAAACTTGAGTCGGACAAGCGCCTGGTGGAG GAGAAGGTGAGCCAGCTGAAGGAGGAGGTGCGACTGCAGTATGAAAAGCTGCACCAGCTGCTGGATGAGGACCTGCGGCAGACGGTGGAGGTCCTGGACAAGGCCCAGGCCAAGTTCTGCAGCGAGAACGCAGCGCAGGCGCTGCACCTTGGGGAGCGCATGCAGGAGGCCAAGAAGCTGCTAGGCTCCCTGCAGCTCCTCTTTGACAAGACGGAAGATGTCAGCTTTATGAAG AACACCAAGTCTGTGAAAATCCTAATGGACAG GACCCAGACCTGCACGGGCAGCAGCCTTTCTCCCCCTAAGATCGGCCACCTGAACTCCAAGCTCTTCCTGAATGAGGTGGccaagaaggagaagcagctgcGGAAGATGCTAGAAG GCCCCTTCAGCACACCGGTGCCCTTCCTGCAGAGCGTCCCCCTGTACCCTTGTGGCGTGAGCAGCTCTGGGGCGGAAAAGCGCAAGCACTCAACGGCCTTCCCGGAGGCCAGTTTCCTAGAGACGTCGTCAGGCCCTGTGGGCAGCCAGTATGGGGCAGCGGGCACAGCCAGCGGCGAGGGCCAGtcagggcagcccctggggccctGCAGCTCCACGCAGCACTTGGTGGCCCTGCCGGGCGGCGCCCAACCAGTGCACTCAAGTCCTGTGTTCCCCCCATCACAGTATCCCAATGGCTCCGCCACCCAGCAGCCCATGCTCCCCCAGTATGGCGGCCGCAAGATTCTCGTCTGTTCTGTGGACAACTGTTACTGTTCTTCCGTGGCCAACCACGGTGGCCACCAGCCCTACCCCCGCTCCGGCCACTTTCCCTGGACAGTGCCCTCGCAGGAGTACTCACACCCGCTCCCGCCCACACCCTCCGTCCCCCAGTCCCTTCCTGGCCTGGCGGTCAGAGACTGGCTTGACGCCTCCCAGCAGCCTGGCCACCAGGATTTCTACAGGGTGTATGGGCAGCCGTCCACCAAACACTACGTGACGAGCTAA